The following DNA comes from Thermus islandicus DSM 21543.
CCAAGGACCCCAGGGTGTACGCCCTAACCCCCGACCAGGAGGTCCGGGCCTACGGGGAGACCATCCCCTGGGGCGTGGAGCGCATCGGTGCCCCCACCACTACGGCCAAGGGCGCAGGGGTTTCCGTATACGTGGTGGACACGGGGATCAAGGTGGGCCACGAGGACCTCCCCAACCTCAAAGGGGGCTACGCCGTGGTCAAGTGCCGGGGCAGGTGCGCCGCCCCCTACGACGACGACAACGGCCACGGCACCCACGTGGCCGGCACGGCCGCCGCCGTGGCCAACGGCCTTGGGGTTCTGGGGGTGGCTCCCCAGGCCGAGCTCTGGGCCGTAAAGGTGCTCTCCGGCTCGGGCTCGGGCTCCACCAGCGGCATCGTCCAGGGGCTCAACTGGGTCATCGCCCACAACAACGGGGGCAAACCCAAGGTGGTGAACATGAGCCTAGGCGGAAGCGGCAGCGACGACCAGGACGGCCTTTACTGCCCCGCCACCCGCTCCACCAACGCCTTCCACAACGTCATCCAGAAGGCGGTGTGCGACTACCGGATCACCGTAGTGGTGGCCGCAGGAAACGAGGGGGACGACGCCCGCAACCACGTGCCCGCCGCCTACGACGAGGTCATCACCGTGAGCGCTACCAACAGCCAAAACG
Coding sequences within:
- a CDS encoding S8 family peptidase — encoded protein: MRKLGFWALGFLVLAACQQQASLTPQSLSGGGTYIAVLEPGLPSPARVAEKLAALERAHGLTIPAEDRLEALGAVILRNLSPAKAEQLAKDPRVYALTPDQEVRAYGETIPWGVERIGAPTTTAKGAGVSVYVVDTGIKVGHEDLPNLKGGYAVVKCRGRCAAPYDDDNGHGTHVAGTAAAVANGLGVLGVAPQAELWAVKVLSGSGSGSTSGIVQGLNWVIAHNNGGKPKVVNMSLGGSGSDDQDGLYCPATRSTNAFHNVIQKAVCDYRITVVVAAGNEGDDARNHVPAAYDEVITVSATNSQNDWPSWSNYGPDVDLAAPGVSILSTWNASSSSYNTLSGTSMATPHVAGAAALVLSRYPSYTPLQVKQALLQNAESTAGWTNTSGHPHPEPFLNVRGF